Proteins co-encoded in one Arsenicicoccus dermatophilus genomic window:
- a CDS encoding sulfate/molybdate ABC transporter ATP-binding protein has protein sequence MSRYAEGRPGGVRPGDAVSGPALGVETGVLSGAGSRSPSPRDLAPALRVCARVPQRGLDVDESFAGPGVSALVGPNGAGKSTLLAVVAGLLRAPGVEVVVGERVLQDGFTWIPAHRRGVTLLGQDPLVFPHLDVRTNVAFGARARGLSRRAADTVAVRWLERVGAADLARRRGDRLSGGQAQRVALARALAAEPAVLLLDEPLSALDVDVAAEMRQVLRAVLHDSGVRALLVTHDPLDVAGLAHDVTVLESGRVAERGTAAEVLGAPRSGFGARLAGRTLVRGRAVGPDAIELADGTRVHGRGPVPVGATAVALWDPADVAVHVGTVTGSPRTVIPARVADLTARSGAVRLTAVTASGVRLAADVTPLAVAELGLRPGVPVSLAVKAQNVRLLPAPGDD, from the coding sequence ATGAGCAGGTATGCCGAGGGGCGGCCGGGCGGCGTGCGGCCTGGCGACGCCGTATCTGGTCCCGCGCTCGGCGTCGAGACCGGCGTGCTCTCCGGGGCCGGGTCTCGGTCTCCGTCGCCGCGCGACCTTGCGCCCGCCCTGCGGGTGTGCGCGCGGGTGCCGCAGCGCGGGCTCGACGTCGACGAGTCCTTCGCCGGGCCAGGGGTGTCCGCGCTCGTCGGGCCCAACGGGGCGGGCAAGTCCACGCTGCTCGCCGTGGTCGCCGGGCTGCTGCGGGCACCGGGCGTCGAGGTGGTGGTGGGGGAGCGCGTGCTGCAGGACGGTTTCACGTGGATCCCGGCGCACCGGCGCGGGGTGACGCTGCTCGGGCAGGACCCGCTCGTCTTCCCCCACCTGGACGTGCGGACCAACGTGGCCTTCGGGGCGCGGGCGCGGGGGCTGTCGCGCCGGGCGGCCGACACGGTCGCCGTGCGATGGCTGGAGCGGGTGGGAGCTGCGGATCTCGCGCGGCGGCGCGGGGACCGGCTGTCGGGCGGCCAGGCCCAGCGGGTGGCCCTGGCCCGGGCGCTCGCGGCCGAGCCCGCCGTGCTGCTGCTCGACGAGCCGCTCTCGGCGCTGGACGTCGACGTGGCCGCCGAGATGCGCCAGGTGCTGCGAGCGGTGCTGCACGACAGCGGCGTCCGGGCCCTGCTCGTCACCCACGACCCGCTCGACGTCGCCGGCCTCGCCCACGACGTGACCGTGCTGGAGAGCGGGCGGGTCGCGGAGCGAGGAACGGCGGCCGAGGTGCTGGGCGCGCCGCGCAGCGGGTTCGGGGCGCGGCTGGCCGGCCGGACGCTGGTGCGCGGTCGGGCGGTCGGCCCCGACGCGATCGAGCTCGCCGACGGCACCCGCGTCCACGGGCGCGGGCCGGTGCCCGTCGGCGCCACGGCGGTGGCGCTGTGGGACCCCGCCGACGTCGCCGTCCACGTCGGGACCGTCACCGGCAGCCCGCGGACCGTCATACCCGCTCGCGTCGCCGACCTGACCGCCCGATCAGGGGCGGTGCGGCTCACGGCGGTTACCGCGAGCGGGGTCCGGCTCGCCGCCGACGTGACCCCGCTCGCGGTGGCCGAGCTCGGGCTGCGCCCGGGGGTGCCCGTCAGCCTCGCGGTCAAGGCGCAGAACGTCCGCCTCCTGCCCGCCCCTGGCGACGACTGA
- a CDS encoding ABC transporter permease, with product MRRAGATSATALPRWVWLPAALGAAFVGIPLLALVAQVPWDRWWGLVSAPASVEALGLSLRTAAASTALCLVLGVPLALVLARTSWPGLSVLRMLVLLPLVLPPVVSGIALLTTLGRRGLLGHHLELVGVRVGFTTLAVVLAQAFVALPFLVMSLEGALRSAGGRYEQVAATLGAGPTTVLRRVTLPLVLPGVASGAVLAFARSLGEFGATLTFAGSLPGVTRTLPLEIYLARETDPAAAVALSLVLVVVAAVVVGLVHLRRPTS from the coding sequence GTGAGGCGGGCGGGCGCCACCTCGGCCACGGCCCTGCCGCGCTGGGTCTGGCTGCCCGCGGCGCTGGGGGCGGCCTTCGTCGGCATACCCCTGCTCGCCCTGGTCGCGCAGGTGCCCTGGGACCGCTGGTGGGGCCTGGTCAGTGCGCCCGCCTCGGTCGAGGCCCTGGGGTTGAGCCTGCGCACCGCCGCCGCGTCCACCGCCCTGTGCCTGGTCCTCGGGGTGCCGCTCGCGCTGGTGCTGGCGCGCACCTCCTGGCCCGGGCTGTCGGTGCTGCGGATGCTCGTCCTGCTCCCGCTCGTGCTGCCGCCCGTGGTCAGCGGGATCGCGCTGCTGACCACCCTCGGGCGCCGGGGCCTGCTGGGGCACCACCTCGAGCTGGTGGGCGTACGAGTCGGATTCACGACCCTGGCGGTGGTGCTGGCGCAGGCCTTCGTGGCGCTGCCCTTCCTCGTCATGTCCCTGGAGGGGGCGCTGCGCAGCGCGGGCGGACGCTACGAGCAGGTGGCCGCCACGCTCGGCGCGGGGCCCACGACGGTCCTGCGCCGGGTGACCCTGCCGCTCGTGCTGCCCGGGGTCGCGTCGGGGGCGGTGCTGGCGTTCGCCCGGTCGCTGGGGGAGTTCGGCGCGACGCTGACCTTCGCCGGCTCGCTGCCCGGCGTCACCCGCACCCTGCCGCTGGAGATCTACCTCGCGCGCGAGACCGATCCCGCTGCGGCCGTAGCCCTCTCGCTGGTGCTGGTGGTCGTCGCAGCCGTCGTGGTCGGGCTGGTGCACCTGCGCAGGCCGACGTCATGA